The genomic segment GTGAGCTACCTGAATCAGATCCTGGCGGAACTGGGCGTACGGCAGTTCCATATGATGGGTAACTCCATGGGCGGCGCGATCACCGCGCTCTATGCAGCCACTCACCCGGAGCAGATTCAGACCGCAGTGCTGTTCGACCCCGCCGGTATCTTTGAGTATGAAAGCGAACTGGTAGATCGGGTGCTGGATGGTGACAACCCGCTGATCCCGAAGAAGAAAGGTGATTTTGACAAGCTTCTGGACTTCGCTCTCGAAAAGCGCCCCTTCGTACCCTGGCCGATTTTTGATGTGATGGAAGAAAAAGCCATCGCCAACCGGGAAGTGAACGAGGTTATCTTTGCCGCCATTCGCGACACCGGATTTGAGCCAGACTTCCGCGACGCCATTACCCGGATCGAAGCTCCGGTACTGGTGGTCTGGGGTAAGCTGGACAGGGTAATCGACTACCGCAACGCCGATGTGTTCGTTGACGCCATCCCCAATGCACGCAAAGTGCTCCTGGACGATATTGGCCATGCGCCCATGGTTGAAACGCCGGCAGAATC from the Marinobacter sp. LQ44 genome contains:
- a CDS encoding alpha/beta fold hydrolase; the protein is MPRSALNLVLLLVTTLLISACSKQSIYDRAIGWERSSAGLEPAEVTIGELDITYLRSKEAVEGDTLVLIHGFGANKDNWTRLAKEFKGEFNVYAIDLPGHGDSSKPLDIGYRFEDQVSYLNQILAELGVRQFHMMGNSMGGAITALYAATHPEQIQTAVLFDPAGIFEYESELVDRVLDGDNPLIPKKKGDFDKLLDFALEKRPFVPWPIFDVMEEKAIANREVNEVIFAAIRDTGFEPDFRDAITRIEAPVLVVWGKLDRVIDYRNADVFVDAIPNARKVLLDDIGHAPMVETPAESARLFREFLADNVK